One window of Phycisphaeraceae bacterium genomic DNA carries:
- a CDS encoding DUF433 domain-containing protein has translation MNREELLSRISIDPNICFGKPCVRGHRIWVSLVLDLLASGSTHEDLLREYPGLVEDDILACIAYGAEMSRERYVELPTRKPA, from the coding sequence ATGAACCGCGAGGAACTGCTCTCACGCATATCGATCGATCCGAACATCTGCTTCGGGAAGCCGTGCGTCCGCGGGCATCGGATCTGGGTTTCGCTGGTGCTCGATCTGTTGGCGAGCGGCTCGACGCATGAGGATCTGCTTCGCGAGTACCCTGGACTGGTCGAGGATGACATCCTTGCGTGCATCGCGTATGGGGCTGAGATGAGCCGCGAGCGGTATGTGGAACTCCCGACACGAAAGCCGGCGTGA
- a CDS encoding tetratricopeptide repeat protein, translating into MRGKLNKAVRAGVFVAGAAGAWAGLPGCASTQKQDPGAMADAVAQNQSRGLQLARDAQRQADRGETERAIETYKQAVASWREMPAAWNNLGVLLMQEQNYADAVSAFKVAADLSPTDPRPLENIAVCYVRSGWASDALRYYGMSLERDPNRLESLRGAVRAAEMVRVRDEATLERIRRALLVETDERYREYFERQQQLVSAAIASGLP; encoded by the coding sequence GTGAGAGGCAAGCTGAACAAGGCGGTTCGGGCGGGCGTTTTCGTGGCGGGGGCTGCGGGTGCGTGGGCCGGGTTGCCGGGGTGCGCTTCCACTCAGAAGCAGGACCCTGGTGCGATGGCTGATGCGGTGGCGCAGAACCAGTCGAGGGGCCTGCAACTGGCGCGTGATGCGCAGCGACAGGCGGATCGGGGCGAGACCGAGCGCGCGATCGAGACCTACAAGCAGGCGGTCGCCTCGTGGCGCGAGATGCCCGCGGCGTGGAACAACCTCGGCGTGCTGCTGATGCAGGAGCAGAACTACGCGGACGCGGTGAGCGCGTTCAAGGTCGCGGCGGATCTGTCGCCGACCGATCCGAGGCCGCTGGAGAACATCGCGGTCTGTTATGTGAGGAGCGGCTGGGCGAGCGACGCGCTGCGTTACTACGGGATGTCGCTGGAGCGTGACCCGAACCGGCTTGAGTCGCTGCGGGGGGCGGTGCGTGCGGCGGAGATGGTGCGGGTGCGTGATGAGGCGACGCTGGAGCGGATCCGGCGGGCGTTGCTGGTCGAGACCGATGAGCGGTATCGCGAGTATTTCGAGCGTCAGCAGCAGCTTGTGAGCGCGGCGATCGCGAGCGGGTTGCCGTAA
- a CDS encoding type II secretion system protein: MTSDQTNRRPRAAGPSGRRGMTLLEVVLAIATVALLASTVLGAVTYMHQVEIRQTHQLATAELANRMMLQYLDDKSAMPSPITPLEYGPHRYRWSLSESPVGFEAIEVQDNSPAQGGRTPRNAIPPERRYKLVTVRVWLSEESGGSMQATEGVVQAQIGRLIDLLAFRNPDSAENLLKQPGGMQQLLEAIGAGPMQPSQQGGRGSTQPTGQPSGQPTGQPTGRGGGR; the protein is encoded by the coding sequence GTGACAAGCGACCAGACCAACCGGCGACCTCGGGCGGCAGGCCCATCCGGGCGCCGGGGCATGACCCTGCTTGAGGTCGTGCTGGCGATCGCGACGGTGGCGCTGCTGGCGAGCACGGTGCTCGGCGCGGTCACGTATATGCACCAGGTGGAGATCCGTCAGACCCACCAGTTGGCGACGGCCGAGCTGGCGAACCGCATGATGCTCCAGTATCTCGACGACAAGTCGGCGATGCCGAGCCCTATCACCCCCCTTGAGTACGGACCCCATCGATACCGCTGGTCGCTCTCGGAGTCTCCGGTCGGGTTCGAGGCGATCGAGGTGCAGGACAACTCGCCCGCGCAGGGCGGGCGCACGCCCCGCAACGCCATTCCGCCCGAGCGTCGCTACAAGCTGGTCACCGTCCGCGTCTGGCTCAGCGAAGAGTCGGGCGGTTCGATGCAGGCGACAGAGGGTGTGGTGCAGGCCCAGATCGGGCGGCTGATCGATCTGCTCGCGTTCCGAAACCCCGACTCGGCCGAGAACCTGTTGAAGCAGCCGGGAGGCATGCAGCAACTGCTTGAGGCGATCGGCGCGGGACCGATGCAGCCGAGCCAGCAGGGTGGGCGTGGATCGACCCAACCGACTGGACAGCCAAGTGGTCAACCGACGGGCCAGCCGACGGGTCGAGGGGGTGGACGATGA
- a CDS encoding type II secretion system protein GspG, whose product MQTRSTTRACGGRRIGVARARRAFSLLEITLVLAIIGVLMAVAAVNVIGGAERAKIRATKASMQTVVGQLKTYHLDNSKYPESLALLVTAKPAYLEKLPVDGWGNDFYFKVPGKNGRPYDLMSSGPDGEFSSEDDIDVWLIDQQ is encoded by the coding sequence ATGCAGACTCGATCGACAACCAGGGCGTGCGGCGGGCGACGGATCGGCGTGGCCCGTGCCCGAAGGGCCTTCTCGCTGCTCGAGATCACCCTCGTGCTCGCGATCATCGGCGTGCTCATGGCCGTCGCGGCGGTGAACGTGATCGGCGGCGCGGAGCGTGCCAAGATCCGTGCCACCAAGGCGAGCATGCAGACGGTCGTCGGCCAGTTGAAGACCTATCACCTCGACAACAGCAAGTACCCCGAGTCGCTCGCGCTGCTCGTGACGGCCAAGCCCGCGTATCTTGAGAAGCTTCCTGTTGACGGGTGGGGGAATGATTTTTACTTCAAGGTGCCCGGGAAGAACGGGCGTCCGTATGACCTGATGTCCTCCGGCCCGGACGGGGAGTTCTCCAGCGAGGACGACATCGACGTCTGGCTGATCGACCAGCAATAA
- a CDS encoding type II secretion system F family protein has protein sequence MSRAQAKPNAFLFLAATSHGGRRFGLRQAQGERALAESLRRERLVLMRTWVLPAWAAPDLKLRLKDFEALNGQLAQLLSRGVPLVEALEVTATVVHPSCRPIVVRMKELVAAGTSYGDACAQVGVFDTVSIAVYRAAERTGDLAGACKQLAISAKRQLAVSGKAATLLIYPAIVMTISIGVTVMMLTVIVPKVGNALVSGGIELPWFTKMLMALGTFLREQWLMILLVLLGVVAGMVFLRKQLGAVLMRAMRRTPLVKGVVLTQESARFFSVMAAMTRAGIPLADSLGVGVNAIGHPRLKSELATLRTKLIEGGLLRVLIERVESLPLATRRLLIAAERSGDLEQAFDGLAADLADEVDKQSSRTLAMLEPLLIVLMFALIGSLLLAIMIPLMNATSANL, from the coding sequence GTGAGCCGGGCACAAGCCAAACCGAACGCCTTCCTGTTTCTTGCGGCGACCAGCCACGGCGGGCGGCGCTTCGGCCTAAGGCAGGCACAGGGCGAGCGTGCCCTGGCGGAGTCTCTGCGGCGCGAGCGGCTGGTGCTGATGCGGACGTGGGTCTTGCCGGCGTGGGCGGCACCCGACCTGAAGCTGAGACTGAAGGACTTTGAGGCGTTGAACGGGCAACTGGCGCAGTTGCTGTCGAGGGGTGTGCCGCTGGTCGAGGCGTTGGAGGTGACGGCGACGGTGGTTCATCCTTCGTGCCGCCCGATTGTGGTGCGGATGAAGGAGCTGGTCGCGGCGGGTACGAGTTACGGGGATGCGTGTGCGCAGGTCGGTGTGTTCGACACGGTGTCGATCGCGGTGTACAGGGCCGCGGAGCGCACGGGGGACCTTGCGGGCGCGTGCAAGCAGTTGGCGATCTCGGCGAAGCGTCAGTTGGCGGTGTCGGGGAAGGCGGCGACGTTGCTGATCTATCCGGCGATCGTGATGACGATCAGCATCGGCGTGACGGTGATGATGCTGACGGTGATCGTGCCGAAGGTGGGGAACGCCCTGGTGAGCGGCGGGATCGAGCTTCCGTGGTTCACGAAGATGCTGATGGCTCTGGGCACGTTCCTGAGAGAGCAGTGGCTGATGATCCTGCTTGTGCTGCTCGGGGTGGTCGCGGGTATGGTCTTCCTGAGAAAGCAGCTCGGCGCGGTGCTGATGCGGGCCATGCGTCGCACGCCGCTGGTGAAGGGTGTGGTGCTGACGCAGGAGTCTGCGCGTTTCTTCAGCGTGATGGCGGCGATGACCCGGGCGGGTATTCCGCTTGCTGATTCGCTGGGCGTGGGTGTGAACGCGATCGGGCACCCCCGACTGAAGAGCGAACTGGCGACGCTGCGGACGAAGCTGATCGAGGGCGGGCTGCTGCGGGTGCTGATTGAGCGGGTGGAGTCGCTGCCGCTTGCGACGCGCCGGCTGTTGATCGCGGCGGAGCGGTCTGGTGACCTTGAACAGGCGTTTGATGGTCTTGCGGCGGACCTTGCGGACGAGGTGGATAAGCAGTCTTCGCGAACGCTTGCGATGCTGGAGCCACTGCTGATCGTGCTGATGTTCGCGCTGATCGGCTCGCTGCTGCTGGCGATCATGATCCCGCTGATGAACGCGACCAGCGCGAACCTGTGA
- the tdh gene encoding L-threonine 3-dehydrogenase — MRALFKHHAGSALKFDPERQKPACGPRDVLIRVSKVGICGTDRHIWEWDQWAAGRIPVGIVTGHEFVGVIEEVGSAVTKYKPGLRVSAEGHITQWMDFNSRTGNAHIASDTRIIGIDRDGCFADYVVVPEENVWPVHAKIPDKVAAVLDPLGNAVHTVMAANVSAKSVLISGVGIIGLMAVTVAKAAGAGRIFATDVNPERLKLAKKLGAVEAFDVRQGTGYVDEIRKACRGEGVDVLLEMSGAPSAFDEGFRSMRNGGTAAILGIPSKPITWNITEHVVFKGATVLGINGRKMFETWYQMEELLLSGKLELDEIITHEFPIEKFEQAFETMMSGEGIKVVMNVNG, encoded by the coding sequence ATGCGCGCACTCTTCAAGCACCACGCCGGAAGCGCACTCAAGTTCGACCCCGAACGCCAGAAGCCCGCCTGCGGCCCGCGCGATGTCCTCATCCGCGTCTCAAAGGTCGGGATCTGCGGCACCGACCGCCACATCTGGGAGTGGGACCAGTGGGCCGCCGGGCGCATCCCCGTCGGCATCGTCACCGGCCATGAGTTCGTGGGCGTCATCGAAGAGGTCGGCTCGGCCGTTACCAAGTACAAGCCGGGCCTGCGCGTCTCTGCCGAGGGCCACATCACCCAGTGGATGGACTTCAACAGCCGCACCGGCAACGCCCACATCGCCTCCGACACCCGCATCATCGGCATCGACCGCGACGGATGCTTCGCCGACTACGTCGTCGTCCCCGAAGAGAACGTCTGGCCCGTGCACGCCAAGATCCCCGACAAAGTCGCGGCGGTGCTCGACCCGCTCGGCAACGCCGTCCACACCGTCATGGCCGCGAACGTGTCGGCCAAGAGCGTCCTCATCTCCGGCGTCGGCATCATCGGGCTGATGGCCGTCACCGTCGCCAAAGCCGCGGGCGCAGGACGGATCTTCGCGACCGATGTCAACCCCGAACGCCTGAAACTCGCGAAGAAGCTCGGCGCGGTCGAGGCGTTCGATGTCCGCCAGGGGACGGGGTACGTCGATGAGATCCGCAAGGCATGCCGCGGCGAGGGCGTCGATGTGCTGCTCGAGATGTCGGGCGCGCCCTCGGCGTTCGACGAGGGCTTCCGCTCGATGCGGAACGGGGGAACAGCAGCGATCCTCGGGATCCCCTCCAAGCCGATCACGTGGAACATCACCGAGCACGTCGTCTTCAAGGGCGCGACCGTCCTGGGCATCAACGGACGAAAGATGTTCGAGACCTGGTACCAGATGGAAGAACTGCTCCTCTCGGGCAAGTTGGAACTCGATGAGATCATCACCCACGAGTTCCCGATCGAGAAGTTCGAGCAGGCGTTCGAGACCATGATGAGCGGCGAAGGAATCAAGGTCGTGATGAACGTGAATGGGTGA
- the dcm gene encoding DNA (cytosine-5-)-methyltransferase: MTGSMLIRDVPPDIRGWIDTEREARMMSQREFVISVLAKVYRNGSGPSLFDDTPKAPPPPVPEGLPFTFIDLFAGIGGLRIGLEKNGGRCIYSCEWDKNAQKTYKAWHGEVPDGDIREVRPRDIPDHDILAAGFPCQPFSIAGVSKKNSLGRPHGFKDATQGTLFFHLATIIEAKRPPVLILENVKNLKSHDKGRTWQVIRSTLEDMKYVIFTKVIDAAAWVPQHRERVFIVGFDRRVFGDSVPFEFAEPPSGKEPKLRDILEPNPPAKYTLTDHLWKYLQDYAAKHKAAGNGFGFGMAKLDGVTRTLSARYYKDGSEILIPQPGKNPRRLTPRECARLMGFEDHRPIVVSDMQAYKQFGNAVCPPVAEAVSKQVVKTLSWQLAKHHTNGCLFKGKTAKA, encoded by the coding sequence ATGACCGGATCGATGCTCATCAGAGACGTGCCACCGGACATTCGTGGCTGGATCGACACGGAGCGGGAAGCCCGGATGATGAGCCAGCGGGAGTTCGTCATTTCGGTTCTCGCCAAGGTCTATCGGAACGGATCCGGGCCATCATTGTTTGACGACACTCCCAAAGCACCACCGCCGCCAGTGCCGGAGGGTTTGCCATTCACCTTCATCGACCTGTTTGCCGGAATCGGCGGACTTCGGATCGGACTGGAGAAGAACGGAGGCCGGTGCATCTACTCGTGTGAGTGGGACAAGAATGCCCAGAAGACCTACAAGGCATGGCATGGTGAAGTCCCGGACGGGGACATTCGTGAAGTGAGGCCGAGAGACATTCCCGACCACGACATCCTTGCTGCGGGGTTCCCGTGCCAACCGTTTTCAATTGCGGGCGTGTCGAAAAAGAACAGTCTTGGGCGTCCGCACGGCTTCAAGGATGCGACACAAGGTACGTTGTTCTTTCACCTCGCCACGATCATCGAAGCGAAGCGCCCGCCCGTATTGATCCTGGAGAACGTAAAGAACCTTAAGTCGCATGACAAGGGCCGGACGTGGCAGGTCATCCGTTCCACCCTTGAGGACATGAAATACGTCATCTTCACGAAGGTCATCGACGCGGCGGCATGGGTGCCCCAGCATCGGGAGCGGGTGTTCATCGTCGGCTTTGATCGTCGTGTCTTCGGGGATTCAGTTCCATTCGAGTTCGCCGAGCCGCCTTCCGGCAAGGAGCCCAAGCTTCGGGACATTCTGGAGCCGAACCCGCCAGCAAAATACACGCTCACCGATCACCTCTGGAAGTACCTTCAGGACTACGCCGCCAAACACAAGGCGGCGGGCAACGGTTTCGGCTTCGGGATGGCCAAGCTCGACGGGGTGACCCGGACATTGAGCGCACGATACTACAAGGATGGATCGGAGATTCTGATTCCCCAGCCGGGAAAGAACCCCCGCCGCCTCACCCCTCGGGAGTGCGCCCGGCTCATGGGTTTTGAGGATCACCGGCCCATCGTGGTTTCGGATATGCAGGCGTACAAACAGTTCGGCAACGCCGTGTGCCCCCCGGTCGCAGAAGCAGTGAGCAAGCAGGTCGTGAAGACTCTATCGTGGCAGCTTGCAAAGCATCATACGAACGGCTGTTTGTTCAAGGGGAAGACCGCGAAGGCATAA
- the vsr gene encoding DNA mismatch endonuclease Vsr encodes MPDVLSPEQRSRNMRAIKASNTAPELTVRRVLHALGYRFRLHRRDLPGCPDIVLPRRRVAVFVHGCFWHRHQCRYGRVEPTTRPEFWRAKFATNVQRDKRSIRALRRMGWRVLVVWECQTGDIDRLEKRLQKFLNTMGASN; translated from the coding sequence GTGCCCGACGTGCTGAGCCCCGAGCAGCGTTCCCGCAACATGCGGGCGATCAAGGCGAGCAACACTGCGCCGGAGTTGACTGTGCGGCGCGTACTCCACGCTCTTGGCTACCGCTTCAGACTTCATCGTCGTGACCTACCCGGGTGCCCTGATATCGTGCTACCCCGGAGACGGGTGGCTGTATTTGTTCACGGGTGCTTCTGGCATCGTCATCAATGTCGATACGGACGCGTCGAACCAACAACCCGGCCCGAGTTCTGGCGTGCGAAGTTCGCGACCAATGTTCAACGCGACAAGCGATCAATTCGTGCTCTGCGCCGGATGGGTTGGCGAGTGCTCGTAGTGTGGGAATGTCAGACGGGAGATATCGATCGGCTCGAAAAGCGGCTACAAAAGTTCCTCAACACAATGGGCGCATCAAATTGA
- a CDS encoding DUF86 domain-containing protein yields MLDACDRIARFISGRSQADFRTDDLLRSAVERQIEIVGEAARAAIHFWRQFDAPIVLRNFCSRFSSRSISPV; encoded by the coding sequence ATGCTCGACGCCTGCGACCGCATCGCACGCTTCATCAGCGGCCGCTCACAAGCCGATTTCCGCACCGACGACCTCCTGCGTTCCGCGGTCGAGCGCCAGATCGAGATCGTCGGCGAAGCCGCGCGAGCTGCGATTCATTTCTGGCGTCAATTTGATGCGCCCATTGTGTTGAGGAACTTTTGTAGCCGCTTTTCGAGCCGATCGATATCTCCCGTCTGA
- a CDS encoding nucleotidyltransferase family protein, with protein MTLGPAQHAALVAFCSKWGIEELSLFGSVARGDARPDSDADILVRFAPNSATSTWDWPGMVDELEAIFGRRVDLLTDAVLRNPYRRASIMADRRVLYAA; from the coding sequence GTGACACTCGGACCTGCACAGCACGCGGCTCTCGTCGCCTTTTGCTCCAAGTGGGGCATCGAAGAGCTGTCGCTCTTCGGTTCGGTGGCACGCGGCGATGCGCGACCCGACAGCGATGCGGACATTCTCGTTCGTTTCGCGCCGAACTCCGCGACATCCACATGGGACTGGCCGGGCATGGTGGATGAACTCGAAGCAATCTTCGGGCGGCGCGTGGATCTGCTGACCGATGCGGTCCTCCGCAACCCATACCGCCGCGCGTCGATCATGGCCGACCGCAGGGTGCTGTATGCGGCCTGA
- the nuoF gene encoding NADH-quinone oxidoreductase subunit NuoF encodes MWQPKITAPILTKRIPTPPYGNMRDRHVVSYDEYIKTGGYVGLRKALSMKPDDVTEEVKKSQLRGRGGAGFPTGLKWTFLPKVEEGKDPGMRYLAINADESEPGTFKDRLLMDFDPHLMLEGIAIACYACRLKKAYIFIRGEYHHQAKVLENALKEAYEHGIFGNKGLLNGASNWSVDCYVHRGAGAYICGEETALLEGLEGKRGWPRIKPPFPALKGLFGKPTIINNVETLAHLPSIIENGWEWFSKQGCNSTIGGPPSWGTKLMGMSGHVNQPGCYEFDLGIPLRTFVEQYCGGMRNGKKFKAAIPGGVSMGILGTDQYDAELDFDIGRKHNVLGLGTACPTVFDEDTDMVAVARNIARFFKHESCGQCTPCREGSGWLYQLLGRIEEGNAKTKDLDLALEIATSMGSMPGTTICGLADGNNWAVRTIMNKFRPEFEARVRPTFVPVRVTVGAGAKG; translated from the coding sequence ATGTGGCAGCCCAAGATCACCGCACCCATCCTCACCAAACGCATCCCCACGCCCCCCTACGGCAACATGCGCGACCGCCACGTCGTCTCCTACGACGAATACATCAAGACCGGCGGCTACGTCGGACTCCGCAAAGCACTCTCCATGAAGCCCGACGACGTCACCGAAGAGGTGAAAAAGTCCCAGCTCCGCGGCCGCGGCGGCGCGGGCTTCCCCACCGGCCTCAAGTGGACCTTCCTCCCCAAGGTCGAAGAGGGCAAAGACCCCGGCATGCGCTACCTCGCGATCAACGCCGACGAGTCCGAGCCAGGCACCTTCAAAGACCGCCTCCTCATGGACTTCGATCCCCACCTCATGCTCGAGGGGATCGCCATCGCCTGCTACGCCTGCCGCCTCAAAAAGGCCTACATCTTCATCCGAGGCGAGTACCACCACCAGGCCAAGGTCCTCGAGAACGCCCTCAAAGAGGCCTACGAGCACGGCATCTTCGGCAATAAAGGCCTCCTGAACGGTGCCTCCAACTGGTCGGTCGACTGCTACGTCCACCGCGGCGCCGGCGCCTACATCTGCGGCGAGGAAACCGCCCTCCTCGAAGGCCTCGAAGGCAAGCGCGGCTGGCCCCGCATCAAGCCCCCATTCCCCGCCCTGAAGGGCCTCTTCGGCAAGCCCACCATCATCAACAACGTCGAGACCCTCGCCCACCTCCCCAGCATCATCGAAAACGGCTGGGAGTGGTTCAGCAAGCAGGGGTGCAACTCCACCATCGGCGGCCCCCCCTCATGGGGCACCAAGCTCATGGGCATGTCCGGGCACGTCAACCAGCCCGGCTGCTACGAGTTCGACCTCGGCATCCCCCTCCGCACCTTCGTCGAGCAATACTGCGGCGGCATGCGCAACGGCAAGAAGTTCAAGGCCGCCATCCCCGGCGGCGTCTCCATGGGCATCCTCGGCACCGACCAGTACGACGCCGAACTCGACTTCGACATCGGCCGCAAGCACAACGTCCTCGGCCTCGGCACCGCCTGCCCCACCGTCTTCGATGAAGACACCGACATGGTCGCCGTCGCCCGCAACATCGCCCGCTTCTTCAAGCACGAGTCCTGCGGCCAGTGCACGCCCTGCCGCGAGGGCTCGGGCTGGCTCTACCAGCTCCTCGGCCGCATCGAAGAGGGCAACGCCAAGACCAAGGACCTGGACCTCGCGCTGGAGATCGCGACCAGCATGGGCTCCATGCCCGGCACCACGATCTGCGGCCTGGCCGACGGCAACAACTGGGCCGTCCGCACCATCATGAACAAGTTCCGCCCCGAGTTCGAGGCCCGCGTCCGCCCGACCTTCGTGCCCGTCAGGGTCACAGTGGGGGCAGGGGCGAAGGGGTAA
- a CDS encoding erythromycin esterase family protein, translating to MRRSSTARLLASCLLLTVPLPALAQPANPAAAATTPDPARLAWLRANAHPFATPEPSDSVADLAFLKDIVGDARIVALGEATHGTREFFQMKHRITQYLAEEMGFTIFAIEASTPEAAKVSEYTLRNMGDSPNDLIRGMYFWTWSTDEVADMTRWMRAFNSGGPGNETKTKHIAFTGFDMQTPDVAQEIAAAFLDAHDPELAARARVVYTESLTATRGSTGQPSFAAATASLPGHVVAGRKIRYTGFIKTERLKGGQANLWFRCDSKQGQLAFDNTSEAARTGTADWTPVEITMDCPPETEAAIFGATMSGEGQAWFDGLTIEIDGKLTEFQGLDLSFEGNPHNPDDPDTIDGFYLGGYGYEVSLDRTTVKQGTGSLTMKGKPITAPAIGGPAFIEAATRTTEIKDAFAAKLADLKALPGVDPAAADWALHNADIVSQFYRMSAGQISRDECMALNTKWILDHAPEGTKIVLWAHNGHIHRRMGAQGLHLHTSYGDDYRVISFTTSEGRYSAVASEKTRNRFPDGGWLRDHALAKPPAGSLEWHLAALATGADCKPAIPNFVLDVRDASPDNPGSAWLTGTDGIVAMRSIGALEQDRQFWPESATPAFDALVYIHKTTPARQLKH from the coding sequence ATGCGTAGGTCCTCAACCGCACGACTGCTCGCATCATGCCTCCTCCTCACCGTCCCGCTCCCCGCCCTCGCGCAACCGGCAAACCCCGCCGCCGCGGCCACTACCCCCGACCCCGCGCGGCTCGCATGGCTCCGCGCCAACGCCCATCCCTTCGCAACGCCCGAACCCTCCGACTCGGTCGCCGACCTCGCCTTCCTGAAGGACATCGTCGGCGATGCCCGCATCGTCGCGCTCGGCGAAGCCACCCACGGCACGCGCGAGTTCTTCCAGATGAAGCACCGCATCACCCAGTACCTCGCCGAAGAAATGGGCTTCACCATCTTCGCCATCGAGGCCAGCACACCCGAAGCCGCAAAGGTCAGTGAATACACCCTCCGCAACATGGGCGACTCCCCCAACGACCTCATCCGAGGCATGTACTTCTGGACCTGGTCCACCGACGAGGTCGCCGACATGACACGCTGGATGCGAGCATTCAACTCCGGCGGCCCCGGCAACGAGACCAAGACGAAACACATCGCCTTCACCGGCTTCGACATGCAGACCCCCGACGTCGCCCAGGAGATCGCCGCCGCCTTCCTCGACGCCCACGATCCCGAACTCGCCGCACGCGCCCGCGTTGTCTACACCGAATCACTCACCGCCACCCGCGGCTCTACCGGCCAGCCCTCCTTCGCCGCCGCCACCGCATCACTCCCCGGCCACGTCGTCGCCGGCAGAAAGATCCGCTACACCGGCTTCATCAAGACCGAACGCCTCAAAGGAGGCCAAGCCAACCTCTGGTTCCGCTGCGACAGCAAGCAAGGCCAACTCGCCTTCGACAACACCTCCGAAGCCGCACGCACCGGCACCGCCGACTGGACACCCGTCGAGATCACCATGGACTGCCCGCCCGAGACCGAAGCCGCCATCTTCGGTGCCACCATGTCCGGCGAGGGGCAGGCATGGTTCGACGGCCTCACCATCGAGATCGACGGCAAACTAACCGAGTTCCAAGGCCTCGACCTCTCCTTCGAAGGAAACCCACACAATCCCGACGACCCCGACACCATCGACGGCTTCTACCTCGGCGGCTACGGCTACGAAGTCTCTCTCGATCGCACCACCGTCAAGCAAGGCACCGGCTCGCTCACCATGAAGGGCAAGCCCATCACCGCACCCGCCATCGGCGGCCCCGCTTTCATCGAGGCCGCCACCCGCACCACAGAGATCAAAGACGCCTTCGCCGCCAAGCTCGCCGACTTGAAGGCCCTCCCCGGTGTCGATCCCGCCGCCGCCGACTGGGCCTTGCACAACGCCGACATCGTCTCGCAGTTCTACCGCATGTCCGCGGGCCAGATCTCCCGCGACGAGTGCATGGCCCTGAACACCAAGTGGATCCTCGACCACGCCCCCGAAGGAACCAAGATCGTCCTCTGGGCCCACAACGGACACATCCACCGGCGCATGGGCGCACAAGGCCTGCACCTCCACACCTCCTACGGCGACGACTACCGCGTCATCTCCTTCACCACCTCCGAGGGCCGCTACTCCGCCGTCGCCAGCGAGAAGACCCGCAACCGCTTCCCCGACGGCGGCTGGCTCCGCGACCACGCTCTCGCCAAACCCCCCGCCGGCTCCCTCGAATGGCACCTCGCCGCCCTCGCCACCGGCGCCGACTGCAAACCCGCCATCCCCAACTTCGTCCTCGACGTCCGCGACGCCTCCCCCGACAACCCGGGCTCCGCCTGGCTCACCGGCACCGACGGCATCGTCGCCATGCGCTCCATCGGCGCACTCGAACAAGACCGCCAGTTCTGGCCCGAGTCCGCCACGCCGGCCTTCGACGCCCTCGTCTACATCCACAAGACCACCCCCGCCCGCCAGCTCAAGCACTGA
- a CDS encoding DUF86 domain-containing protein, whose translation MRIEHMLHAARDAATFVRGRARADLNSDAMLLRAVWHAVQQIGEAAAHVSDAGRDRVPGIPWGQIVAMRHVLVHVYWGIDLDRLWRTATDDLPVLIAALEAACVTWPLPPPPESPSP comes from the coding sequence GTGCGTATCGAGCACATGCTCCACGCCGCACGCGACGCCGCGACGTTCGTCCGTGGCCGTGCCCGCGCCGACCTGAACTCAGATGCCATGCTCCTCCGCGCCGTCTGGCACGCCGTTCAGCAGATCGGCGAGGCCGCTGCTCACGTCTCCGATGCAGGACGTGACCGCGTGCCAGGCATCCCGTGGGGACAGATCGTCGCCATGCGCCACGTCCTCGTTCATGTCTACTGGGGCATCGATCTTGATCGACTCTGGAGAACCGCGACCGACGATCTGCCCGTGCTGATCGCCGCCCTCGAAGCCGCCTGCGTCACTTGGCCCCTCCCGCCGCCCCCGGAATCGCCGTCGCCTTGA
- a CDS encoding nucleotidyltransferase family protein, with the protein MQLHGVNFPEPAIEAFCARHGVRRLSLFGSILRPDFAPESDVDMLVEFEPGKTPGMIGFGAMILELEQLVGRKVDLRTPNDLSPYFRPTVLSEARPLHAA; encoded by the coding sequence ATGCAGTTGCACGGCGTCAACTTCCCGGAGCCAGCGATCGAAGCGTTCTGCGCCCGCCACGGCGTCCGCCGCCTCTCCCTCTTCGGCAGCATTCTCCGTCCAGACTTCGCCCCCGAGAGCGATGTGGACATGCTCGTCGAGTTCGAGCCCGGCAAGACCCCGGGCATGATCGGATTCGGGGCCATGATCCTGGAGCTCGAACAGCTCGTCGGGCGAAAGGTCGATCTGCGCACCCCGAACGACCTCTCGCCATACTTCCGACCCACGGTCCTGAGCGAGGCACGCCCCCTCCATGCCGCGTGA